In Haematobia irritans isolate KBUSLIRL chromosome 1, ASM5000362v1, whole genome shotgun sequence, a genomic segment contains:
- the LOC142221769 gene encoding phospholipase A1-like yields MKYFVLFALCVAAASASAIPEDERVNGENGWYIPQADGSFVWMDRDEAESLMNEAEKMEGRLSTNPVTFYLYTKSNPSGVEISATSKSINASPFDASNPTRITIHGWTSSKDDYVNYGIRNAFLGKGAYNMITVDWGRARSVDYASSVLAVPGVGEKVAKLVNFLVQNHGLKLADLEIIGHSLGAHVAGYTGKNIVNGQAHTIIGLDPALPLFSYDKPAKRLSSTDAYYVESIQTNGGTLGFLKPIGKGAFYPNGGKSQPGCGVDLTGSCAHSRSVIYYAEAVEKDDFGTMKCSNYEEAVGKQCGSTYSSVRMGAITNAYMVAGDYYVPVNSNAPYGKLA; encoded by the exons ATGAAATACTTTGTACTATTTGCTCTCTGCGTAGCTGCCG CTAGTGCCTCCGCCATCCCTGAGGATGAACGTGTCAATGGCGAAAATGGTTGGTATATTCCCCAAGCCGATGGATCTTTTGTCTGGATGGATCGCGATGAAGCTGAATCCCTAATGAACGAAGCCGAGAAAATGGAAGGCCGTTTGTCCACCAATCCCGTCACTTTCTATTTGTACACCAAATCGAACCCTAGTGGTGTTGAAATCAGTGCTACCTCCAAATCTATCAATGCTTCCCCCTTCGATGCTAGCAACCCCACCAGAATCACCATTCACGGTTGGACTTCCAGCAAGGATGATTATGTTAACTATGGCATCCGCAATGCCTTCTTGGGCAAGGGTGCTTACAACATGATCACTGTCGACTGGGGCCGTGCTCGTTCCGTTGATTATGCTTCCTCCGTCCTTGCTGTTCCCGGTGTTGGTGAGAAAGTTGCCAAATTGGTTAACTTCTTGGTGCAAAATCATGGTTTGAAATTGGCCGATTTGGAAATTATTGGTCACAGCTTGGGTGCCCATGTTGCTGGCTACACCGGCAAGAACATTGTCAACGGTCAAGCTCACACCATTATCGGTTTGGATCCTGCTCTCCCCTTGTTCAGCTATGATAAGCCCGCCAAACGTTTGTCCAGCACTGATGCCTACTATGTTGAATCCATCCAAACCAACGGTGGCACCTTGGGCTTCTTGAAACCCATTGGCAAGGGTGCTTTCTACCCCAACGGTGGCAAATCCCAACCCGGATGTGGTGTTGATCTTACCGGTTCCTGTGCCCACAGTCGCTCTGTTATCTACTACGCCGAAGCTGTTGAAAAGGACGATTTCGGTACCATGAAGTGTTCCAACTACGAAGAAGCTGTCGGTAAGCAATGCGGTTCTACATACAGCTCTGTTCGCATGGGTGCCATCACCAACGCTTACATGGTTGCTGGTGATTACTATGTCCCAGTTAACAGCAATGCTCCCTATGGTAAATTGGCCTAA